From a single Chitinispirillales bacterium ANBcel5 genomic region:
- a CDS encoding prepilin-type N-terminal cleavage/methylation domain-containing protein, with the protein MLRNKKGFTLIELMVVIVIIGILASLAIPRFTEAATRARASEAPSVLASYESAQLARVAETGFVGSIGGGDLLFEEPESQWFGYSESINDDDTEATYIGAPGDWAPASLIDLETVVANHGDPARDGGCDRLLPNWREYE; encoded by the coding sequence ATGTTACGCAACAAAAAAGGTTTTACACTCATTGAGCTCATGGTCGTTATCGTCATCATCGGTATCCTGGCTTCTCTGGCTATACCACGTTTTACAGAAGCAGCTACAAGGGCAAGAGCTTCCGAAGCTCCATCTGTTCTGGCTTCATATGAGAGTGCTCAGCTGGCACGTGTTGCTGAAACTGGTTTCGTTGGTAGTATTGGTGGTGGGGATCTTTTATTTGAAGAACCTGAAAGTCAGTGGTTTGGTTATTCGGAATCGATTAATGATGATGATACTGAAGCAACTTATATTGGTGCGCCTGGCGATTGGGCACCTGCTTCCCTCATAGATTTGGAAACTGTAGTGGCAAATCATGGTGACCCAGCACGCGACGGAGGTTGCGATAGACTTCTACCCAACTGGAGAGAGTACGAATAA